In the genome of Pelmatolapia mariae isolate MD_Pm_ZW linkage group LG4, Pm_UMD_F_2, whole genome shotgun sequence, the window ACAGACAGAGCAGTGTGCATGAGATGACCATATGGAGTACATTCACTCTCTTTGACGTCATACAGAGACAAAAGCAGGAAACAAAATATTTGAAGCTGAGCATTTAGAGCAATCTTTGCTCTCTAGGACTATCTGCACATATGCAGACTTCATTATTTGAGTCTGCCAAAGGAAAGTCCCCTTAAGTCCGATCTGGTGAGTCAAAAAGTCATAACTAGGTCTTGTCTGGTTACTAATTTGAGGTCGCAAGTCTTTATCAACCCCCCAAACACTCTCATTAAAAACAGTATACAGTATCCTGCAGGGACATCAAACTCAGTGTGGGCCACACACAGCCCACTTTGATGTTAAGTGGGTCAGACCAGTAAAACTCCCTCTACATCaatgtaaagaagtttaactgaacatttaataactgaaatatcctaatataagaaaaaaagtgatttcAACAATATGTATTGATTTGTCTACacaataaagaaataattaaaaatagaaatacttAAAAGcaaatttttaaataattaaatgtgtcagCATGATTctttggaaaaaataaagaaaataagttGAAAAAATTAATTTAGTAGCTCAGTGCCCAAACAAATTTCTAGGGTAGTCTGgttaataaatttaaaaaaaacaaaaaaaacaggaacttttcaGTGATTTAATTGTTCCTCTATTACTTAATTATTTTGATGTAGTATTAATTTagcaaaagctgtaaaactgaagaaaatactgtaaatacagAAGTTACAGTTAAAAGTTCATAATTTCTGGGCTCCACCCGTGCCTGAGTGTAATAACTGTTTCTACAGCAGCGTGTGGAGTGGATATGCTAATGACAAACAAATGTTTTACCTGTGACTTCAGAAaggtaaaaactaaaactaagaaTTAATTGATTCAGATTTTAAAATGCCCAGgattactctgtgtgtgttttttatatgTATTGTTTTCCTCAaatagtttcttcttcttcttcttcttcttgtttttcgGAAATCATCGCGCCTCGATTTATTTTTGCTCCTCCACTGGCCCCTAGTTTGCATAAAGCTGCCAGCTGGGCCGTTCAGTGAACGCACCTCCCTCTTCCTGAGTGGCTTTTCCACTTGTTTTGTGCAGCAACACTGAAAGGGAGCGTCTGCTGATTGAGTTTAATCGGCCTCAGCCCAGTGCCCGGGTCAGGACCTTCAGTGCGCACAGGAGCAGGAGCTTCGCTCAGGATTTAGACCACTTCAGCTGCAAAGAGCACATTAGGAAGAAgcaaggcagcagcagcagcgtttCTCACGGACTGGTCTCCTCAGCAGGGCGGGgggtgggtgttttttttttattttttaagagggttcctctcattcacacataaTCTTCCTCAGCAGCATCCTGAGGAGGCTTTCTAGTTATTTCCACAGTGAACCAGCAACAggttgagcagcagcagcagcgtgaATGCGAGTGAAGCCGAACATGCCGAGCAAAAGCCAGTATCTGCGCCCCCGGCTGTGCACGCTGGAGAAGGGGGACAACGGCTACGGCTTTCACCTCCACGGGGAGAAAGGTAAGACGGGCCAGTTCATCCGGTTAGTGGAGCCCGACAGCCCGGCAGAGACCTCCGGGCTCCGTGCTGGCGACCGGCTGGTGTACGTGAACGGGGAGGACGTGGAGAACGAGAGCCACCAGCAGGTCGTGTCCCGGATACGAGCCACCGTGGGCCGGCTGGAGCTCATAGTGGTGGACCCGGACACGGAGCAGCTGCTGAAGAAGCACAACTTGAAGTGCCTGAAAGCTTTTGTCACCGACGGGGTCCCCCTACCCTTCGAGGAGGAAGAAGTGGAGGAGGTGATAGTGgtggaaaaggaggaggaggagaagacgGAGCAGGACGAGGTAGTGGTGGAGGAGAAGCAGGAGGATGGAGAAGTGAACGGGACAGAAAACGGAGATGAGCCGCGAGAAGaagaggtggtggaggaggtgaAGCAGGAGGAGACACCTGAGGAGACGACACCTGAGGAGACGACACCAGAGGAGACACCTGAAGAGACGCCCAGAGAGTCCACGCCGATCCCAGAGACTAACGGGCAAATCCACGGACAAGTGGAGAAGAAGCTGAGCATCAGCTCTGAGAAGGTGAGACACATGAAACTGGTAAATTCCCGCATTTCACGAGAATTTTCGTGCACCAAGTTTTGCAATTTCTGCGTTGTGCAAATGTTTCACTATAAAATCAGGCACCAGGTTTCCCACAGATCAAAACTTTCCCCataacttttcaaaataaaagcccctCTTCTGTGGTTTTATTCCAAGCATCCCCACCCACAATCTATGCCTATGCCAATGATGGCACTTAGGTATAAGTGCTGATAACTGCATCAAAGCTCCCTGCTTTTACCCAGGTACTGTTTCATGTAGATAATAGGTGCTCTGTGTCAGCTGCATCCACGTGTTGCCAGGTTGTGGGCAGGGTTTGCTGGCAGGGCACTTGCTGTGGGTGAAAGGCTTGAGATCACGAAAACAGGGCCTCAAACTGTGCCTTTCTTCTCCCAAATAACTGATTTCCTAATGTTTTTCACAGTGCTGTGAGATACAGGACTTATATTGCCAATGCCAATATTTTTAAgctataaaggcagcttatgtaggggagagcagtgtgtcatgagatgaatcatcatcagtCTGAACACATTTCATgaccactaaatcactgtgatgtTTACTTTCTACAATTCATTTTGTTGTGTTATCTAACACAAAAAAACGAACCTTTCAGCTTTGCTACGATACCAATACTAGCGATCGATATTTGTACCAATCTGATCATGAGTTTTCTGGCATTAAAGAGAATTTACTTGAAAATGTGAGGACAGTGACACATTGAAGTTgagcagttaaaaaaagaaaacgaggAAAAAATGTACCCTCAGtgtagaaaacaacaaaaaacaaatgacttACATTTGTGAGCCATCCACAACAATCACCAGGAAATAGTTTGGTCCCCCCACtccccttttaaaaaaatatatctgaaACAAAATGAAGCCCACTAAGtgcccttttttctttctttctttctttaaaaattagGGACACGTTCTCAGTCTGCGTCAGCCACTTGTTGTTTCCCGAGTGTAAGCACTCAAGAGGACGAGGGTCCCTGCAGTCTGGAACATCTGTGTCCCTCGCTGCAGCGTCTCGGATGTTTATCCCCGAggctgtttgtgtctgtgtgcggtGCTCATCCTCCGTACTTAACTGTGGGTGGAAAGAAGGGTCATAATACACACAGCCAGCAGCCATCgcaaagagacagagagggaccGGCTaagctttaatttttttctttaatataatAATCATCTTCTGCGGGTGAAGTGTTAAGTTATGATTAATTGGAAGATGTTTCCATTAACACTTAATTGCGAGAcggcttctttctttttccttcacaggtgttaaaagataaaacaaacagGCGATGACGCTGCAAACTGAAATTAGGTTATTTTGCTGTGAGTTGGCCACAGCTGTACCGATGTCTGCCTCTTTTTCCATCTAATGGaaccaaaaataaattcagaAACTAACCAGAAATGCTTGTTTTCAGGAATCATGACCTGGTtactcaaaacaaaacaaagaaacaaaaaacccagACTCTGTTGTCAGCAGTTTCATGTAGGAACTAGTTTCTTGCTAACAAACTTCACTTGCCAACCATATTGCCATGCAGAGGGACGAAGCTGTGACAGTGTGAGAAGATGCCAACTCCATGTGGACTGCAAGTTTAGCTAGCTCCACCTGTCTTTTGTTGGTAGATTATGAtgataataaactttatttgtatAAT includes:
- the LOC134626066 gene encoding Na(+)/H(+) exchange regulatory cofactor NHE-RF1-like; its protein translation is MRVKPNMPSKSQYLRPRLCTLEKGDNGYGFHLHGEKGKTGQFIRLVEPDSPAETSGLRAGDRLVYVNGEDVENESHQQVVSRIRATVGRLELIVVDPDTEQLLKKHNLKCLKAFVTDGVPLPFEEEEVEEVIVVEKEEEEKTEQDEVVVEEKQEDGEVNGTENGDEPREEEVVEEVKQEETPEETTPEETTPEETPEETPRESTPIPETNGQIHGQVEKKLSISSEKEQEVRAELRPRLCVIQRGTSGYGFNLHSERARPGQYIRAVDEDSPAERAGLLPKDRIVEVNSMLVEGKTHSDVVAAIKAGGHETRLLVVDPETDAFFKRCRVTPTSEHLTGPLPEPIINGGMEEKVNGSVVKEATRDSKVSVSPSPSNASSNASLTTPPANTPPEGAITDTIPALNLTLQQVKELAHQKRSNKRAPPMDWTKKNELFSNL